The window GCGGATGAACCAGTAGGCCAGAAAATGCCGAAAATGTTCTTCCCTAAGGTCTTCCAGTCCCGCCACCCGGCCTCCAGGCAAATTCTTCAGGTAATCAAGCCACATGTTCAGCCAAAACCGCTGCTCCTCGGCAACCTCTGAACCCGACTTTTTTTTGACCGCCTCCAGGTAGTGTTCCACTTCTCCCCATATTTTCATGGCCCGTACCCCTTTTTATTTTCCGAAATTTAATTATTATTATACCATTTTTTTCTATACCGGCAACCATTTACAGCGGAGATGCAGGCGTAGGGCGATTCGGGTTGGAGGTTATCGGCCCGGAGCGAGCAGGAACCTTACAGAACTCCCACATAAAAAGGGTGGCTATGCCACCCCCTTTAAACCAATTCACAGCTATCGGACCTCTTTATTAACCTGAAGTCTGCTCCCCCGTTGCTGTACTTCGTTTAATGAACTTCTGGTTGATCATAACCAACGCAAAGACCACCAAACCAAACACGTCAGTCCAGAAGTGAGTATATACCAAACTTAACCCTGCGGCTATTAGTAAAACGCGCTCCAATACATTAAGCGGCTTATTTATAAAACCTGCCAGGGAGGTACTGATACAATACATACCCAATACGGCGGTAATCAGGGCCAGGCCCAAATGAAGCAAGGTAACGTTTTCCATAATCAGAACCGGCGACAACACAAACATATAGGGGACCAAAAATCCTCCTATGGCTATTTTCACCGCTTGAACACCGGTAAGGAACGGATTACTCTGGGCCAACCCTGAACCGGCATAAGCTGCTAGAGCCACCGGCGGAGTAATGTCGGCCACAATTCCATAATAGAATACAAACAAGTGAGCAGCTAAAATAGGTACATTTAATTCCATCAGCGCCGGAGCTGCCATAGTAGCGGTAATAACGTAAGTAGCAGTGGTCGGTAACCCCATTCCCAAAATGATACTGGCTATCATGGCAAATATCATCGTCAATATTAATTGATTGTTAGCTAAGTCTAAAATGGCACCGGTAATTTTTAATCCCAGGCCGGTTAAAGTGACAACGCCTCCTATTACCCCGGCAGCAGCACAAGCTGCAATTACCGGCAGAGAAGTCCTCGCCGCATCAGCCAGAATTTCAAAAAACAGCTTGACTGTTAGTTTATCTTCTATCGCATCTTGCTTACCCAAAATTGTAGCTATAATAACAGCCAGTATGTTCATGCCCAGAGCAGTATAAATACCGTAAACAGCTGCTTTCATAGCGGACATACCCAGTGACAGAATAACCAGAATGGCCACAATCGGTAACAGCATATAACCCCGGGTTAACATTAACCGCCAAAAACTGGGCAGCTGGCTGCGGGGAATGCCCATGATACCCATCTTCTTGGATTCATAATGCACCTCGAAGAATTGGGCGGTAAACCACAGCAGCGCCGGGATAATGGCCGCCTTCATAATTTCCTGATAAGTTTTACCGGTAAATTCAATCATTAGAAAGGCTGCAGATCCCATAATCGGTGGCATGATTTGTCCTCCGGTAGAAGACGCCGCCTCAACTGCCGCTGCATACTCGGGTTTATAGCCGGAACGTTTCATCATGGGAATAGTAAAGGCACCGTTCCCCACGGTGTTAGCCACCGAACTCCCGGTAATCATACCGGAGAATACGCTAGTCAATACCCCAATCTTGGCCGGACCACCGGTCATCCAGCCGGCTATGGCCAGTGATATATCGGTAAAAAACCTCTCCAAACCGGTCCTCTGTAAAATTACCCCGAACAGCATATACAGGTAGATAAAGGTAGCGGAAATGGCAATAGGGATCCCGAAAACACCTTCCATACTTAAAAACTGGTGGGATATTATTCTTTCCACACTAAAACCCCGGTGTTCCAAAAGCGCAGGCATGTAAGGGCCCAGGTAGGCATACACCAGCATAGCCGCGCCTACTACCACTATGGGAAGTCCCACTATCCGCCGGGCCGCCTCTAATACCAGCAATACACCGATACCGGCGATGATATAGTCCACATCATTATACATACCCACGCGGGCTATGATATCTTCATAGAAGAAAAACTGGTACAGACCGGCTGCAAAACCCAACCCGGCCAAAATGATATCGTACAGAGGAATACCCGTATAACTTTTGTTATATTTTTTAGCCATTTGAATTAATAACAACACAATGGCTGCCGCCAAAGCAGTACTCCAGCGGATTTCCCCTTGCACATAAATGAGCAATACGGCCAGCAGCAATACACCCGTGGTTGCCCAGCTCAACCATCTTTTGCCGTCATCCTTTTTACCGCCGGGATACAACAGGAAAATCAAACCCAAACCTATGGCCACATGGAAGCCCCGCTGCTGGTTGGAAGGCAGGGTTCCAAATATAGCTGTGTACAGCTGGAACAGACTTAAAATTACGGAGACTGTAAATATAAACCATTTCCAAAACACCGGCATCTTCTTGCGGGTTGCGCTGGCAGCGTCGTACTGCTCCAACACCGCTTCCACATCAACACTTTCATCTGCCTGCAGGATGGCTTCGTTTGTTTTTAATTCTTTTTGGTTTTCCAGTTCTTTGGACATTCTTTACCCTCTGTGCCCCCTTTCGCGTATTCTATCCAGCAACGGCATCACATAAAATTCCACATATGCTCCTCCATCAACTACATCTAAGAACCGTAACCTTGTGCCGTCAGGAAAAATCAAAGTATGGTCTGCGACCACTTGGCCTACTCGCAATGGGACTTTTTCAAACCGGCGGTTTTCATAGAGTATTTTGTAATACCCGTCTTCCACTATAAACCGCGTAGTTTCATCGGCCAGTTTTTCGGGTCCCACGGGAAGATTGGCGCCAAAGGAATCATAACGCATTTCCACCATGGCCAGGGTATGATTATCCTCTACGGTAAAAACCTCATATACCGGTTGATTGGTTACAGAGTGAATATAGGCTAGGGTAAAATTGGTACCAATCCTGACCAGCTTCTCAAATACCACCTCACCGGAGAAAAAGTCCTTGACCTGGAAAACGGCGTAATGTGTCCCCCCGTACACTGCCACAGAAGTTAAAATGAATATTATGGAAAAGGTGATTATAAGAAGATAATGAGCACCACTAAGGGTGCTCATCACCTTACGCGACATTATTAATCAAGTAAACCCTTTTCCCTGTAATACCTGGCAGCTCCCGGGTGGAACGGCACAGGGGCAATTCCCTTAGTAGCGTTCTCAATGGTAATTTGCTTACCCCTCGCATGAGCTTGAGCAATCTGTTCCGTATTTTCATACATTACTTTGGTTAACTGGTATACCAGGTCTTCCGGCAGGTCCTTCTTCACATAAAGCACCGCCCACTGCGATACCGTGCGTGCCACTTCATCCTGCCCTTCATAGGTGCCGGCGGGNNNNNNNNNNNNNNNNNNNNNNNNNNNNNNNNNNNNNNNNNNNNNNNNNNNNNNNNNNNNNNNNNNNNNNNNNNNNNNNNNNNNNNNNNNNNNNNNNNNNNNNNNNNNNNNNNNNNNNNNNNNNNNNNNNNNNNNNNNNNNNNNNNNNNNNACGGGTGTGGCTGTGGTGATGTCCAGAATGTTAGCCGCGGGTACTGCGAGCACCGCAAAGGCAGCATCCAAATTGCCATCCTTAAGCTTTCTGGCGGCGTCAGCAAAGGTATCTTGAAACTTTTGGATATCCTTGTCCGGGTCAATTCCATAGGCTTGAAGAATTTTTACGGCGGCAGAAGCTGTACCACTGCCGGGAGGCCCTATAGAAACCCTCTTCCCTTTCAAATCCTCAATACTTTTAATGCCCGTGGACTTAGGGGTAACAATCTGCATTACCTCAGGATATATAACCCCTATCGCCGCAAACTCTAGAGGCTGGCCCTCAAAATCACCCGTTCCGGTAATGGCCTGGATGGCCGGGCCGTTCATAGCCATTGCCAGTTCGGTTTCCCCGGAAGCAAGCAGGCGAATATTTTCGATCGAAGCCCCGGTGGACTGAACCGTAACATTCAAGCCTTCAATGTGGTCGTTCCAGGTATTGGCCATGGCTCCGCCCAGCGGGTAATAGGTTCCGCCGGTACCACCAGTAGCCATAAGCAGTCTAGTGACTTTACCTTCACCCGTTTGCTCTTGTTCACCGGTTTGCTGACCGGCTGGTGGTTCAGTCCCCTTTCCACAAGCTACCACAAACAGAGAAAAAACAAACAACATGACCAAAAGTAAACTAATTTTCCTCTTCACGCTATACCCCCTTCAATTATTTTCTTTGCCGCCTGGTCTGCCTGCTCGTGCAGCTTTTCAGGCTTATTAAAACTCGATACTATTTTTACTTCTATAAACTTTCTCTTTTTCCTTCCCGCCCGGTAAATTTACTGAATTTTTCCAAAACAGATGGAGGCATCGCCTGAAGCGCCTATAAAAGCCCCAGGCAGCCATCAGCCTGAGGCTTGTCTTTCATCGATAATGTACACCAGCTTTCCTGCCGGCAGGTACTCCCGCAGTTCCCGGGGTGTACTTTTAACCAGGTACAGGCGCCGGTATTCCTTCTGCACATCTTCTGCCTGGTGAAACTTGTTTCTTACCGTATCGATCCGCCAAAGCGATTTCAACACCATGCCGTTGGAGAAGTAAATGCGGGAGCGGAATTCTCCTTCTTCCACTGCTTCATAACTGACAACTTTGGAGAGTACTACATAACCGCAGGTACCGTGGTCTTTATGCCAGGCCGTCCGGGTTTTAATTGGCACCAAAACGAAATCCTCTCGCAAGGGCAGCGGAATGGCCTTGTCGGTTCCCGCCGTTTTGGCGTACCGTTTGCGCAAAAGGCGGGGGTCCTGCGAAAAAACACCGGCCAGAGCCCTCACTACCGTCTTGACCCTGCGGGGGTCAACCAGCCGCTCTCCCCGCTCAAACCAGACCTCCGTATAGTTGCCGCCGCTTTCCTGAGCCTCCCCACGGCTAAAGCCGGGGGGTTCTGAGGGGAACCACCGCAACCTCTCCCGGGCTCTCGCCGCCGCCAGGAGGCGGGACTACAGCATCCCGGGCCTCGGCCTTGGCTATCCCCTCTTCCGCAGCGACCCCTTCTGTCCCCTTCTGGGGCTGTCCGGCACTTGTCGGGCAAGTGCCGGACACTCAGGGGTTGGGAATGCGGCCCGACGCCGCTTGCAGGAGCGGCCCCGCACCCGGCCACTGCCTCGCGGCAGCGCCCGCGTCGAGCTCGAATTCACTGTCTTTGACCTTTTCGACAAAACGCGCCAAATAGGCGCTGTATAGGTCCCGCTGGCACCTCACCCCGCAGGAACAAACGTGCCAGCGTTCCGAAAGGGTTTTCCTCTTCCGCACCCCGCAGTGGCAGCGGGAAGAAAGCCCGAGCCTGGTGGAGAACTCCAGAACTTTCCCGCCAGCACTTTCAGCCTTGCGGGTGAGCTCCCGGATGAATTTCCCCGGCGCCCGGGTGTTCACCGACCTGCCGAACACCTTCTGCAAGGAACGGTAGGAAAGCTTTTCGAATTTAAACACGTTGCCCATCCGCAGGGTTTCGTTGACCATCCTGCCGTGGAGACTTTTGCGGTGGTCCGCAAGCCTACGCTGAACTTCGGCAAGGCGCGCCCGGGTCTTGAGGTACGTTTTGCTTTCCCTCCACTTCTTAGGTCCTTTCTTTACCGTGCCGTCCGGGTTGTAGTTTTCAGGGTTGTTGGCCCTGCGGGAGCGGTCTAGCTTGCGCTGGAGCCTCCGTATCTCCGCTTCCTTGTCGGCCAGCTCCTCGCAGAAGCGGTCCAGGTGGGCTTCCGTGCCGTTGACCCGGGCAATAGTGGAGGGGCCGATGTCGATGCCGACAACACCTTCCCCCAGGGCATTTTGAGGTTTCTGGTAAGGTACGCCCTCACAGACCAGTTGGGCGTAGAAGCGGTTGCGGCCGTTTATCTTGCGCCTCACCAGGCGGACGTACTTGATGCGGCAGGAAAGGGCGTGGCGGATTATCGGGTCTTTGAGGTCGATTATCGCGGGAAGAATAAGGCCCTTCCAGGCCACGCAATTGTTCCGCCATCTGATGCCCGCGGCGTTGCTCTTGCCCTCGACGGTGTCCATCTGGTTTTTGCCTTTGAAGCGCACCCTGCGGGCTTCCCCGAAGAGTACCCGTCCGGCTGCGCGGTACGCCCTGGTGCCCAGCTTCTGGGCCACGTGCACGTCCAAGTGCTCCTTTATCCAGCAGGAGCGCCGTATTTCTACGGCATAGTGCTGCATGGCCGCGTCCGTAAAACCGTATTTAGAACGAGCTTCCCGAAAGAGGGATTTTTTCTGCTTTCTGTCCGGCTCTTTTTGAGCCTGCTGCCAGAGCTTTGACTGCCGGACGAGCCGCACGCGCTTCATTGCCTCTCCCAGGCAGGCGTTGTAGAGCTGCCGGGCCGCCTCCAGACGGGCCAGCAGTTTCTTCTCCTGTGCGCGGGAAAACCGCAGGGGGATCTCACATACGAAGCTTGGCGTCTCAAACGTGTTTTTGCTTTTCGATGTACTCTCGCAGGGTTGCAAGGGGAGCACCCCCAACGGTGGCCACGAAGTAGCTGTTTGTCCAGAGGGTCGGTAACCGGGACCTTAGCCAGGGGAACTCCTGGCGCAGGATGCGGGAGGAGCGGCCCTTCATGAGCTTCACCAGCCGGTGGATGCCGAATTGCGGGTCTACCTCCACCAGCAGGTGGACATGGTCCGGCATGACCTCCAGCTTGATGATTTCGGCTTTCCTTTCCCGGGCTACTTCGTGGAGGATTTCTCTGAGCCGCACGTCCACCCCGTCTTTTAAGACAGGACGGCGGTATTTAGGACACCAAACCACATGGTACTTGCACGAATAGACGACTTTGTTGTTAGACTTAAACTTGCGTCTCATATGCTGATTATACCACAAGCGGCAATATAATTACAACAGTCGAAGTTTTTGGCCGCCTTATCCCCAGCCCTCAAGGGCCGGGCCTGCGGCGGCCTGGGAATCGTTCATAAATGGGAAAAAAACAGCAGATCTCCGGCCATAAATTTTCGAATTCAATTTTTTTCATCCGTTGTCCCTCCTTGATTTTTATTCCGCAAAAATTATATCGAACATCTGTTTGTAAGTCAAGAACTAATTACTATTTTTAGTTACTTTTACCATCCGAAACCACTATCGCCTCGAGGCCCCGGCTCCGCAACCATTCCGCATACCGGTACGCCCTGGCCTGCTCCCGAAAGGCCCCCACCTGAACGCGCCACCACCGGACCGGTTCCTGCAACCCTTCCCGCACCTTATCCAGAGGAAAGTTTCTTCCCGGGCACAGGGTTTTGGCTCCAGGCACCTCCCGGTGGCCCAGGATTCTATCCCCAGGAATGCGGTGTTCCTCCTGCAACCTTTTCAGGAGAGACAACAAGGAATTCAACTGCATGGGAGTGGGACGGGTCAACTCAAAATTTCCTATCAGGGCTACTCCTATGCTGCGATAATTCATCCCGGCGGCCCTGGTATGAGCGCCCGGAAGTTCCAGGGACCGGCCGGGAACTACGGTCCCATCCCGCTCTATGACATAATTGTAGCCGATGTCTTTCCATCCCTTGCGGAGGTGGTTCAGCCTTACCTGGCGGGCGTTTTTTTCTTCGGCACCGGTGTGGTGAAGAATGATATATTCGCGCAGGAAACTCATTTCTCCACCACCTGCCCCAGCCGGTATATGGCTGCCGTCAGCTCGTCCAGCTTTTTTTCCACCCGCACCAGCAGGTAAATGCTCAACACCATGGGAAAACCGAAATTACCTACCTGGGTCCACAGATTCTCCATGCCCTGCACCCCCTCCGGCAAAGTCCCATTCTTCCACCACCTCTTCCTTAACCTCTCGCGCAGCCATGATCTCCGCCATCACCCGGGCGCAGTCCTGGCAAAATTCCAGGTCACCCACCAGCAGGCCAGCCTTGGCCACCAGCAATTTATGCCTGATTAGACCCGTCCTGTCGCAGCAGTCACACTTTTTCCTCCGCGGTTCCTGGAAACTCATCATATCCAAAGTCGCTTTCACGATCCATCCCTCCCTGTATGGTTATTTTCTCGCCGGTTTTTCCCATTCCCCAGCCTTTTAATAAACCCGGGCCGGATACCGTAAGGAGCGGTTCCGGCCCAGTACCCTTTTAAGCTACCGGTAATTCGTTAACTTCTCGCGTTACAATACGGGCCCCGATAACGCCCACCAGGTCCCCGCTTCGGGTTTGGAACACGTTTTTGGTAATGATGGTATCCATGACCGTTTTCACCTGGTCGGCGGTAAGGGTGTCCAGCGGGTCCTGGACGGCAATGGTGGCCCGGCTGCCACCCGCCGTTTGAAAGATCATTTCCAGGCGCTTGGTAATCATGCCAGTTCACCTCCTCCCACTTTTCTGATGGAGCTTAACTTTTAGACAGTCGCGCTGGCCATCAACTCGTTTTCATTTACCCGGCTGATCCTGTTGAGGGTGTGTACCTGCAGCCCGGCTATGGCTTGGGCCACGTCGAAAACATCCTGGTCCGCGGCCGCAGGCTTTATCCCCCGGTAAGAACTGGTCCGCACCACCGGATTGCCGTTGGCGTCGGTGCCGGTGACCAGTTCCAGCCGTAAAGTTGACTCCAGCGGTACTACGGTGACAGCCATTGTCTCACCCCCTCTCTCTCGTGCTCTGCCTTAATTGTATTAACCCCCGCCGGAAAAACAAAAAGACGCTCCCCGCAGGAAGCGCCCCTATCGGGCGGCGAATAAAGGCCGGTGCGACTCCGGCATCGAAGCCGGATTTTTCAAACAAACCGGCACTCATCTCCTCCCACCTGCCGGGCTTTAAGGCAAAAATAAAAAAAGTCGCTTCACGGCGAAGCGACGTTCGTAACCCGGCATTAACCTTATATTTACTTCTCAACCTGGCTCACCTTGAGAACACTGTACACAAACCGGCTGGCCGGCGTAGGTACGCCTGCTCTGGCCCCCAGGCGAACAACCGTACCGCACAGGGCATCAATCTCCAGTCTCTTGCCCCTCTTCAGGTCCCGCATCAGAGAAGAAGTGGCATCGGCATTTAAACTCCGGGTAAAATCCAGTGTCTCTTCCACTGCGTTATCCGGCAGGTTCACTCCCAAGGCCCGGCCCACTATAAAAGCCTCCTGCAAAAGCTCCCGGTAGAGCTCCCATGCCTCGGGCGTTTCCCTTATCGCCCCGATGGACGACCGGGTAACAGCCGTAATACCGCTAAAAGCAGATATAAAGAGGAATTTGGTCCATATCGCTTTCCGGATATCATCAGTCAGAGTAGCCCTGATTCCCGCCTCCCTAAAGACAGTTAGGATGCGTTGTGCCCTCTCGGTAATTTCACCGGAAAGTTCCCCAAAAACAATGTCTTTTTTCGGACCCGCCTGGCGTACCAGGCCGGGGGCCGCCAAGTCCGCCTGTACGTAACAAAGACCGGCCATTACTTTTTCCCGCCCTACAATGCCGGCCAGTACCTCTTCATTCTCCACGCCGTTCTGCAGTGAAAGCACCACCGTTTCAGGCCCCAACATGGGTCCCGCTTGCCGTGCCGCTTCCACTGTATCGTAGGACTTGACGCAGAAAAGTACCAGGTCTACCGGTCCTATTTCACCCGGATTCCCCGTAGCCCGCACCGGAATAGTAAAGCTCTCCTGGTCGCTTTCTACCGTTAAACCTTTGTTCCGCAACGCCTCCAAGTGTGCTCCCCGGGCAACCAGCCAAACCTCCCGACCCGCCCGGCTGAGCATACCCCCAAAATAGCTTCCCACGGCACCCGCGCCCATTACCGCAATCTTCACCTTTGTTAACCCCCCGAGTTCCTCGCGTTCTTACCTTACAATAATATACTTAAGGCTATTTTTTGACAAGTATACCATCTGTTGCAAAGGTATGGTAAAATTAAGCCGTAAGAGCCAACCGTCGGAGGAGGAGTAAAAAGTGCAGCTTAAGAACCGGATGGAGGAAAGGGTATGGCAGGCCGTGGACCACGTGCTGGCCAAAATGCCTGAAATTTGCAACTGCGAGCGGTGCCGCTATGATATCGCCGCCAGAGCGCTGAATAATCTTCCGCCCCGTTATTACGTCAGCAACCACGGGGAAATATATACCCGTACGGAAGAGCTGAACATCCAGCCGAACGTCGACGTGCTGGCGGCGGTTACCGACGCAGCCCTCTGGGTGGCCAAAAACCCCCACCACGGGCGGGACTAGGAACACGGTCAATATCTTACCGCATACCATAGCAGTTTCAAATACTCTTTTACCACTACCCGCCACTCGTTTTTCCTCCGCCACCAGTGGCGGGGGTCNNNNNNNNNNNNNNNNNNNNNNNNNNNNNNNNNNNNNNNNNNNNNNNNNNNNNNNNNNNNNNNNNNNNNNNNNNNNNNNNNNNNNNNNNNNNNNNNNNNNNNNNNNNNNNNNNNNNNNNNNNNNNNNNNNNNNNNNNNNNNNNNNNNNNNNNNNNNNNNNNNNNNNNNNNNNNNNNNNNNNNNNNNNNNNNNNNNCAAATGTGAACTTCGACCGCCGCATGTGGTAAGGGGAAGATACTACTATTGCCGACCGGAAACCTTGTTCCAGAATTATGCGGCGGCAAAAAACCGCATTTTCGTAGGTGGACCGGGCCTCATCCTCCAGGATCAGGGCCTCCCACGGCACCCCCCGGCTTACGGCCCGATATCCCATTCTCCGGGCCGCCCCGGAAAGAATAATATAAGGAGCATAGCCTTCCCGGTAGAGCGTAACTGCCCAGTCTACCCTTTCTAGTTCCCCTCCCAGGACAACTATAACCTCCGCCGGCTCCAGAGGGTCACTCACCACCAGATAATTCCCCGCGTTTTTTAAAGCCCAAAGGAACAAAACTAATAACCCCGTCCATCGCAGGAATCTGCTCACCAGGGTTATAAACCCCGGGACTTTCTGCTGCCTCCTCATGATACCGTCCCGCCTTTCCCCCATAATATACGCGGGACGGAGAATAAGAGTGCCAATAAAAAAGCAGGGTTTTTCCCCTGCTCAAGTCCCTTTCTTTTTTTAACTGTCTGCCACCACCGGCAGGACCAGCCCAGCCTGGGGCATAACCAAAGCCTGGTAGTCCCGACCGTGTTTCTTTTCGACGTATTTCAGCGCATCTTCCAGGCTGGAAGCATAGGTGAAGAAAAGCCTCTCCGTATCCTCCCGGTTAAGGTCGGATACCAGCACCACCTCTTTCTCCTTCACTACCCGGGCTATGGCAAAAGCCTTGTGCCCGCCCAAAACAAACTGCCGTTCAAACCGTTCAAAAATATCCTCCAGCTTCCGGGCCGACCGGATCCACTCCTCGAAGGTATCTTCCCCGTAACCTTCGGAGCACTGGGCCACCAAAATAATGGTACCGCCAGGCCGCACAGCCGGCGCCGCGTTGTCCAGCGCCTTCTGGGCCTGGTATACGTTGATATCCTTTGGAAACCCGCCGGCACCGGCAATTACCACGTCCGCCGGCCCGGGAATCTCTACCACGCTCATCTCCCGGCATATTTTCACGCCTGCCAGCCAGGCTTCTTCCAATTCTCCGGCCACCGCCGCCACTATTTCCTTGCGGGAGTTGGTAACCACATTCACAATAAAATCTACTCCCGCCTTCCGGGCGGCTTCAACCATAATCCAGTGTACCGGATTATCCTCGTAATTTCCGGTAGTGGCCCGGGGATCGGTCATCCGGGCGTGATTGCGCGTAATCTGGTCTTTGGCCGCAACCCCCGGCAGAATTGACTTCCGCCCGCCGGAGTAACCGGCAAAATAATGCAGGCCGATCAACCCCGTGGTTATGACCATGTCCGCTTCGGCCACTTCCCGGTTGATCCGCAGTTCGCTGCCGTCGGAAAGGGTACCTAGGGAAGTCAGGTTGTCTTCGTCTTCCGCATTGTGGTTGACGAAGCGATAGCGCTCTACTAACTCCGTGCCAAAAATACGCCGGTTTTCTTCGGGAGTGTGCCCCCGGTGAATACCCGTAGCTATAACAAAGACAACCTCTTCTTCCTGTACCCCCGCCCCGTGCAGTTCTTCCAGAAGGGGCGGCAATATGTACTCGTAAGGCGTAGGCCGCGTAACATCATTTACCACGATGGCCACTTTCCGCGGCTTCTTGCGAAATACGATCTCTCCCAGCCGGGGCGAACCGATAGGATTTTCCAGGGCCTCCCGCACCGCAGCCAGAGGATCCTCTACTCCCGGCCCTTCGTTTGGCAGTACAGTATTCAGCACGTTGCGGTCCGGTATCTCGGCCGCCAGTTCTTCTCTTCCATATTTAAGGCGTAATTCCATACCCTACCCCCTCTCCCTTTTCCTTCATTTTACCATTCCGCGGGAACCGTTGGCAATCGACCATGTACTCTTAAGCACAAGTATATAGTATACATCACCACCCTCCCATCCTCCGCTCCCTTTCTTATTGTATAATTAAAGTGGTGTCTTTTGCCTCAACAAAACGACTACTCAGAAATGAGGTGAAATTTTGAAAAATCAGGCACTCGTAAAAGATCTAGTTGCTTTAATCGGTCCCGATAAGGTCATATCCGAAGAGCTGGACCTCCTGTGCTACTCATACGACAGTTCCTTTAAATCCCGAAACCACCGCTTTGTTCCCGATGCCGTAGTAACCCCGCGGAGTACGGAAGAAGTATCGAAAATAATGAAGTATGCTTACGCAAACAACATCCCGGTGACCCCCCGGGGCGCAGCCACCGGTGAAACTTGCGGCGCGGTACCCGTGCGGGGCGGCAT is drawn from Calderihabitans maritimus and contains these coding sequences:
- the larA gene encoding nickel-dependent lactate racemase yields the protein MELRLKYGREELAAEIPDRNVLNTVLPNEGPGVEDPLAAVREALENPIGSPRLGEIVFRKKPRKVAIVVNDVTRPTPYEYILPPLLEELHGAGVQEEEVVFVIATGIHRGHTPEENRRIFGTELVERYRFVNHNAEDEDNLTSLGTLSDGSELRINREVAEADMVITTGLIGLHYFAGYSGGRKSILPGVAAKDQITRNHARMTDPRATTGNYEDNPVHWIMVEAARKAGVDFIVNVVTNSRKEIVAAVAGELEEAWLAGVKICREMSVVEIPGPADVVIAGAGGFPKDINVYQAQKALDNAAPAVRPGGTIILVAQCSEGYGEDTFEEWIRSARKLEDIFERFERQFVLGGHKAFAIARVVKEKEVVLVSDLNREDTERLFFTYASSLEDALKYVEKKHGRDYQALVMPQAGLVLPVVADS
- a CDS encoding YdcF family protein, producing the protein MRRQQKVPGFITLVSRFLRWTGLLVLFLWALKNAGNYLVVSDPLEPAEVIVVLGGELERVDWAVTLYREGYAPYIILSGAARRMGYRAVSRGVPWEALILEDEARSTYENAVFCRRIILEQGFRSAIVVSSPYHMRRSKFTF
- a CDS encoding late competence development ComFB family protein — protein: MQLKNRMEERVWQAVDHVLAKMPEICNCERCRYDIAARALNNLPPRYYVSNHGEIYTRTEELNIQPNVDVLAAVTDAALWVAKNPHHGRD